A genomic window from Caballeronia sp. SBC1 includes:
- a CDS encoding PglL family O-oligosaccharyltransferase, with the protein MPSNIARYFSFAVLCLALTIPFAVVNHTYPIPTFYAEFSALGLFLALGGGMALIVRLSEPRVPFATPVIALMPLVLGLLLVAQTVVLPVSQPSMNWLGGGYLLASFIAVHTGYGFVRAGLAEKALRWGAAALIVGGLFAVFCQVVQLFHMEAKFSPFVVAYNVAIERRPFGNMAQANHLATYIAFATAGALYLVQTRRLPMIIWLVLSAIFSAGLALTVSRGPWLQMGVIVVGGFWMALIQGRSTLADDPDGPASRVVRSKARAWLIPVVLLVLFFAVNAAIRWANLRFQLELGQSAAERMQDANQIAPRLALWKYGWTMFLTHPLLGVGWGEFPLHQFEFVRELGGVEIANNSHDIFIDLLAKTGLLGMAIVLFSVVCWLVRVLRAPHTPARIFALSLLGVLMMHALVEYPQQYMFYLMPAMLIFGLLETRPVRWVSRSLSYGLYVVLVVLGLASLYPILRDYNRSEVLYYGSQPAEQYSADPSFLFGAWGEYGAATLLPMNSQDLATKLVMHRKALALLPGETVLRRYAVLQALAGQSQDALDTIARLKIFSTELHDWPQQLADVYQLLDDQGKPLAGFKAELVKMYGVPAPSTTDDENDDDD; encoded by the coding sequence ATGCCTTCAAACATCGCGCGCTACTTTTCTTTTGCTGTCCTCTGTCTGGCACTGACGATCCCGTTCGCGGTCGTCAACCATACCTATCCCATTCCGACCTTCTACGCCGAGTTCAGCGCGCTTGGACTGTTCCTGGCGCTTGGCGGGGGTATGGCGCTGATCGTGCGTTTGTCCGAGCCACGCGTGCCATTCGCGACGCCAGTCATTGCGTTGATGCCGCTTGTGCTCGGCTTGCTGCTCGTGGCGCAGACGGTGGTTTTGCCGGTGTCGCAGCCGTCGATGAACTGGCTCGGCGGCGGCTATTTACTGGCATCGTTTATCGCGGTTCATACCGGTTATGGCTTCGTGCGCGCGGGTCTGGCCGAGAAGGCGTTGCGCTGGGGCGCGGCTGCGTTGATCGTCGGTGGCCTGTTCGCCGTGTTCTGTCAGGTCGTGCAGTTGTTCCATATGGAGGCGAAGTTTTCGCCGTTCGTGGTGGCCTACAACGTTGCGATTGAACGGCGGCCGTTCGGCAATATGGCGCAGGCGAATCACCTCGCCACCTACATTGCATTCGCGACCGCAGGTGCGCTGTATCTGGTGCAAACAAGACGCCTGCCGATGATCATATGGCTCGTCCTATCCGCGATATTTTCGGCGGGCCTCGCGTTGACCGTCTCGCGGGGACCGTGGTTGCAGATGGGCGTGATCGTGGTCGGGGGATTCTGGATGGCCCTCATTCAGGGCCGCTCGACCTTGGCGGATGATCCGGATGGTCCCGCTAGCCGCGTCGTTCGCAGCAAAGCACGCGCGTGGCTGATTCCGGTCGTGCTTCTCGTGTTGTTCTTCGCGGTGAATGCTGCGATTCGCTGGGCGAACTTGCGTTTTCAGCTTGAACTCGGTCAATCGGCGGCGGAGCGGATGCAGGACGCGAATCAGATCGCGCCGCGGCTTGCGCTCTGGAAGTACGGCTGGACCATGTTCCTGACGCATCCGTTGCTGGGTGTTGGCTGGGGCGAGTTCCCGCTGCATCAGTTCGAGTTCGTGCGGGAGCTTGGCGGTGTCGAGATCGCGAACAATTCGCACGATATTTTCATCGACTTGCTGGCGAAAACCGGTCTGCTCGGCATGGCGATCGTGCTGTTCAGCGTGGTGTGCTGGCTCGTGCGCGTGCTGCGTGCACCGCATACGCCTGCGCGGATTTTCGCGCTGTCGCTGCTGGGCGTGCTGATGATGCACGCGCTGGTTGAGTATCCGCAGCAGTATATGTTCTACCTGATGCCCGCAATGCTGATCTTCGGCTTGCTCGAAACGCGTCCGGTGCGATGGGTGTCGCGGTCGTTGTCCTATGGTTTGTATGTCGTACTGGTGGTGCTTGGACTCGCTTCGCTGTACCCCATCTTGCGCGATTACAACCGCTCGGAAGTGCTCTATTACGGTTCGCAGCCGGCTGAGCAATATAGTGCTGATCCGTCGTTTTTATTCGGCGCCTGGGGTGAGTATGGCGCCGCGACGTTGCTGCCGATGAACAGCCAGGATCTCGCTACGAAGCTCGTGATGCATCGTAAGGCGCTGGCGTTGTTGCCGGGGGAAACCGTTTTGAGGCGTTATGCGGTGTTGCAGGCGCTGGCCGGACAGTCACAGGACGCGCTTGATACTATCGCCCGGCTGAAGATATTCTCCACTGAGCTGCACGACTGGCCGCAACAACTGGCCGATGTTTATCAGCTATTGGACGATCAGGGTAAGCCGCTGGCCGGGTTCAAGGCGGAGCTGGTGAAGATGTATGGTGTGCCAGCGCCGTCGACTACTGACGATGAAAATGATGATGACGATTGA
- the recX gene encoding recombination regulator RecX yields MMRSKSRFGSKTDRDSNRDAEQDVKEDPDGSKSISDEDESPDAEEGVDRYERSSDRYRAAAGERAGAEKSASARRSFGNSFSKSGGVSGEKSGSGGFKGGGFSSGKSAGSGGSSSGSSFASKSSFGRSGGSSASASSGSSKAEAIAASLQAAAAGETTQEDHEPVFERSSDRAYPKRGSFGGGASARSASDRVSADAPAEYERSSDRSKFGRGGLTGRKASGLGTRGKSSPNPADGEDVFERSTDRKTSRRAPPKSAKPADEHSVEIADIVVAPQVGQQQIEPAQPDSVAALDAVDAEERLRRARAVLEQAHAVVQSQVAPAKAARKSQSKPAVISPGVVGETGTDIADPFEPFEQCVPSATQAVSESQVAEPVYSRGSTGRSKTPATDDSKRKGPQLSLRGRALGYLSRREHSRAELSRKLTPHLGEGDSLDTLLDALEREGWLSNERFVESVVHRRGTRLGTSRIVNELKRNGIDETLIQDAGAELKKTELTRAREVWSKKFGEPPTTPAERAKQARFLATRGFNGGTIVKVLKAGDDEFIDE; encoded by the coding sequence ATGATGCGCAGCAAGAGCCGGTTCGGATCGAAGACCGATCGCGATTCAAATCGTGACGCGGAGCAGGACGTGAAGGAAGATCCGGACGGCTCGAAGTCCATAAGCGACGAGGACGAAAGTCCCGACGCCGAGGAAGGAGTCGACCGCTACGAACGAAGCAGCGATCGATACCGCGCAGCAGCAGGCGAACGCGCCGGTGCGGAGAAATCTGCGTCGGCGCGTCGTTCGTTTGGAAACAGCTTCTCGAAGAGCGGTGGGGTTTCCGGCGAGAAGAGTGGGAGCGGTGGATTTAAGGGCGGTGGGTTTTCCAGCGGCAAGAGCGCTGGCAGTGGCGGCAGTAGCAGCGGCAGCAGCTTCGCCAGCAAAAGCAGCTTTGGACGCTCGGGTGGTTCGAGCGCGTCCGCGTCATCTGGCAGCAGCAAGGCTGAGGCGATCGCCGCGAGTCTGCAGGCTGCGGCTGCGGGTGAAACCACGCAGGAGGACCACGAGCCGGTGTTCGAACGGTCGAGTGATCGTGCGTATCCGAAACGTGGGTCGTTTGGCGGCGGGGCGTCGGCGCGGTCGGCGTCGGATCGCGTTTCGGCAGATGCCCCGGCTGAATACGAACGATCGAGTGATCGCAGCAAATTTGGACGTGGTGGGTTGACCGGGCGCAAAGCGTCTGGTCTAGGTACGCGTGGGAAATCTTCACCTAATCCTGCTGATGGTGAGGATGTTTTCGAGCGATCTACCGACCGAAAAACCAGCCGTCGCGCCCCGCCGAAGTCGGCAAAACCCGCTGATGAGCACAGCGTCGAAATCGCCGATATTGTGGTTGCGCCGCAAGTTGGACAGCAACAAATTGAACCCGCGCAGCCTGATTCGGTAGCTGCGTTGGACGCGGTCGACGCCGAGGAACGCTTGAGGCGCGCTCGGGCGGTGTTGGAGCAGGCACACGCAGTTGTTCAATCACAGGTCGCTCCTGCGAAAGCTGCCCGCAAATCGCAATCCAAACCTGCAGTTATTTCTCCGGGCGTGGTTGGAGAAACAGGCACCGACATAGCCGATCCATTTGAGCCCTTCGAACAGTGCGTGCCATCCGCAACACAGGCAGTTAGCGAAAGCCAAGTCGCCGAACCGGTTTATTCGCGTGGATCCACCGGACGAAGCAAAACCCCTGCAACCGACGATTCCAAGCGAAAGGGGCCGCAATTATCGTTGCGCGGCCGTGCGCTGGGTTATCTATCGCGTCGTGAACATAGCCGCGCTGAATTGTCGCGCAAGCTGACGCCACATCTGGGCGAAGGCGATTCCCTCGATACCTTGCTCGACGCGCTGGAGCGTGAAGGGTGGTTATCGAATGAGCGATTTGTGGAGAGCGTGGTTCATCGGCGGGGCACTCGTCTTGGCACAAGCCGGATCGTCAATGAGCTGAAGCGCAACGGTATCGACGAAACGCTGATTCAGGATGCTGGCGCTGAGTTGAAGAAAACCGAGCTCACTCGCGCCCGCGAGGTCTGGAGCAAGAAATTCGGCGAACCGCCGACGACGCCGGCCGAACGTGCGAAACAAGCGCGTTTTCTTGCCACGCGAGGATTCAACGGCGGGACGATCGTGAAAGTGCTGAAAGCGGGCGACGACGAATTTATCGACGAATAG
- a CDS encoding DUF2889 domain-containing protein, with the protein MPLSPPVSRQLRHRRAIRMEAFEREDGLWDIEACLTDEKPRDVKLAAGVRPQGLPIHELWLRITIDRTFTIVDAEAASEWAPYAGLCAASNSAYRALIGLNLVQNFRRESSRLLAGTTGCTHITELCAVLPTAAIQAFAGEVWNTEKGGTPGQSSDSPASNAAASAETNKAAETDKPPFQLGRCNALRFDGEAVRQYYPRWFGHAPRGAADRIADQDKSRKAGSEVEPAQRN; encoded by the coding sequence ATGCCGCTTTCTCCGCCCGTTTCCCGACAGTTGCGCCATCGCCGCGCGATTCGAATGGAAGCGTTTGAGCGTGAAGATGGCTTGTGGGATATCGAAGCCTGTCTAACCGATGAAAAGCCGCGCGACGTCAAACTCGCGGCGGGCGTCCGGCCCCAAGGCCTGCCGATCCATGAACTCTGGCTGCGCATCACTATTGACCGCACGTTCACTATCGTCGACGCCGAAGCGGCTTCCGAGTGGGCGCCGTATGCGGGTCTGTGTGCAGCATCGAACTCCGCGTATCGCGCGCTCATCGGTCTCAATCTTGTGCAAAATTTCCGTCGCGAATCCAGCCGTTTGCTGGCCGGAACGACCGGTTGCACGCACATCACCGAACTTTGCGCCGTGCTGCCCACAGCCGCTATTCAGGCATTCGCCGGCGAAGTGTGGAACACCGAAAAAGGCGGTACGCCGGGCCAGTCATCGGATAGTCCAGCAAGCAACGCAGCAGCAAGCGCAGAAACCAACAAAGCAGCAGAAACCGACAAACCCCCATTCCAGCTTGGCCGTTGCAACGCATTGCGTTTCGACGGTGAAGCCGTTCGGCAATATTATCCGCGCTGGTTCGGCCACGCGCCCCGTGGCGCGGCAGACCGGATAGCGGATCAGGACAAATCCAGAAAGGCCGGAAGCGAAGTGGAACCGGCTCAGCGAAATTAG
- a CDS encoding acyltransferase family protein, producing MKFRSDINGLRAIAVIAVVLYHFSVPRFEGGFLGVDVFFVISGFLMTGIIFRGIEKGGFSILTFYKYRARRIIPALAVLCFVLLAAGWFVLLPSEFRALGKEAAASIGFFSNISFWREAGYFDVRSLEKWLLHTWSLSVEWQFYLLYPLLLVALTKWLSAVWVRRWIIVGTGLSLAVCIYLSAPTKWPTAAFYLLPTRAWEMLAGALVYLYPIRASERTRAALEWTGLALIAFGLMRFNAQMMWPGWLAIVPVGGTALIIAAARNDSWATGSKPAQFIGKISYSVYLWHWPVVVALSYYGKATYPIWVGGGIVAAFILGYLSWWLVESRTQGKSAAAHTFLPFVPLRVALAFALFVFAGGGVIYYGQGVPARFDRSVFVADEETYDTNPHRTICHMLLDPCDVYKTQLESRAVIIGDSHAEALAEALNAAVPNGKRGEVILIAMQGCPTIYGVRRENGDCLAADEKYITLLGKDASRMPPVVIVNHWSEYTAGETTNGLSFVDPDHPGRKGVPFSIKEYDQHFISTICGLARARPVYLVEPVPEFDVDVPNTLAREKLANPDAPDLTIDLTDYYKRNAHVLGLMREARDQCGVRLLDPTPYLCRNGKCLGSYRGRPLYSDGHHMSEYGNRFLVPMFRKVFVSSQ from the coding sequence ATGAAATTCAGAAGCGACATCAACGGTCTGCGTGCCATTGCGGTGATAGCGGTCGTGCTTTATCACTTCTCGGTACCGCGCTTCGAAGGTGGCTTTCTCGGCGTCGATGTGTTCTTCGTCATATCCGGCTTCTTGATGACCGGCATCATCTTCAGGGGCATCGAGAAAGGCGGCTTTTCCATTCTTACGTTCTACAAGTACCGTGCGCGAAGGATCATTCCCGCGCTAGCGGTACTCTGTTTCGTCTTGCTGGCTGCCGGCTGGTTCGTGCTCTTGCCGTCCGAGTTCCGCGCGCTTGGCAAGGAAGCAGCGGCCAGCATCGGCTTCTTCTCGAATATCTCGTTCTGGCGGGAAGCCGGTTATTTCGATGTGCGATCTTTGGAAAAGTGGTTGTTGCATACATGGTCGCTCTCGGTGGAGTGGCAGTTTTATCTGCTTTATCCGCTTCTGCTGGTCGCGTTGACCAAATGGCTGTCTGCCGTTTGGGTACGTCGATGGATTATCGTAGGGACAGGGCTTTCCCTTGCCGTCTGCATTTATCTCTCTGCGCCAACGAAGTGGCCCACTGCAGCGTTCTATCTATTGCCCACGCGCGCGTGGGAGATGCTGGCCGGCGCGCTTGTGTACCTGTACCCAATACGCGCATCCGAGCGCACCCGAGCGGCACTGGAGTGGACCGGCCTGGCGTTGATCGCCTTCGGGCTTATGCGCTTCAATGCTCAGATGATGTGGCCTGGGTGGCTTGCAATCGTGCCCGTTGGGGGCACCGCGCTGATCATCGCTGCAGCCCGCAACGACTCCTGGGCAACAGGCTCAAAACCCGCGCAGTTCATCGGGAAGATTTCGTATTCCGTCTATCTGTGGCATTGGCCGGTGGTTGTGGCCCTAAGTTACTACGGAAAGGCGACATATCCGATATGGGTCGGAGGCGGGATCGTCGCTGCGTTTATCTTGGGCTATCTCTCATGGTGGCTCGTGGAATCGCGCACGCAAGGGAAGTCCGCGGCGGCCCATACTTTTCTGCCCTTCGTTCCCCTGCGGGTGGCACTCGCGTTTGCATTGTTCGTCTTTGCCGGCGGCGGAGTGATTTATTACGGGCAAGGCGTACCCGCGCGGTTCGACCGCTCGGTCTTTGTCGCGGATGAGGAAACTTACGATACCAATCCGCACCGCACCATCTGCCATATGCTGCTCGACCCGTGTGACGTCTATAAAACGCAGTTGGAGAGCCGCGCGGTCATCATTGGAGACAGCCACGCGGAGGCACTCGCGGAGGCGCTCAACGCAGCAGTGCCGAACGGCAAGCGCGGCGAAGTGATCCTGATTGCGATGCAAGGCTGCCCGACGATTTACGGCGTACGCCGTGAAAATGGCGACTGCCTCGCCGCCGACGAAAAATACATTACTCTGCTCGGCAAGGATGCGTCGAGAATGCCGCCGGTCGTCATCGTGAATCACTGGTCGGAATATACCGCGGGTGAAACCACCAACGGGCTGTCATTCGTCGACCCCGATCATCCCGGGCGCAAGGGCGTGCCATTCTCGATCAAGGAGTACGACCAGCATTTTATATCGACGATATGCGGACTCGCGAGAGCGCGGCCGGTTTATCTTGTCGAACCAGTCCCTGAATTCGACGTAGATGTGCCAAATACCCTTGCACGCGAGAAACTCGCGAACCCGGATGCGCCCGACTTGACGATCGATCTTACCGATTACTATAAGCGCAATGCCCACGTGCTCGGTTTGATGCGCGAAGCGCGCGACCAGTGCGGCGTCCGGCTGCTCGATCCAACTCCATACCTTTGCCGGAATGGCAAGTGTCTCGGTTCGTACCGAGGAAGGCCGCTTTATTCGGACGGTCATCACATGAGTGAATACGGCAATCGCTTCCTTGTGCCTATGTTCCGGAAGGTGTTTGTATCGTCACAATGA
- a CDS encoding pilin — protein sequence MAAAITAAVCRSDEAGSSHAWFRRLITRGKIKRFGMGFTLIELMIVLAIVGVVAAYAIPAYQDYLARSRVGEGLSLASSARLAVAENAASGSDLGGGYSSPPGTRNVESIHVDDTNGQVTIAFSTRVAPVGSNTLVLVPSTPDNAEAPTARTVLTKGSVQAGSITWECFAATKTASSLPAPGAGPSPSEAPTLPPNLAPPECRT from the coding sequence ATGGCAGCAGCAATAACAGCAGCGGTGTGCAGGTCAGATGAAGCAGGTAGCAGTCACGCGTGGTTTCGAAGACTGATTACGCGCGGCAAAATAAAGCGTTTTGGGATGGGCTTCACGTTGATCGAGTTGATGATCGTGCTGGCAATTGTCGGCGTGGTCGCGGCGTACGCCATTCCGGCTTATCAGGATTACCTGGCGCGTAGCCGGGTGGGCGAGGGCCTGTCGCTGGCATCGTCGGCACGGTTGGCGGTGGCGGAAAATGCCGCGAGCGGCTCTGACCTGGGCGGGGGATATTCGTCACCGCCGGGAACCCGGAACGTTGAGTCGATTCACGTCGACGATACCAATGGGCAAGTCACCATCGCGTTTTCCACGCGTGTGGCGCCAGTTGGATCTAATACGCTCGTGCTCGTGCCTTCAACACCGGACAACGCCGAGGCGCCGACTGCACGTACCGTTCTGACGAAGGGTTCGGTTCAGGCCGGATCGATCACGTGGGAATGTTTCGCCGCCACGAAAACGGCTTCTTCCTTGCCAGCGCCGGGCGCGGGGCCGTCACCTTCGGAAGCACCAACATTACCGCCTAATCTCGCACCGCCGGAATGCAGGACTTAA
- a CDS encoding TerC family protein yields MLEFFATLHWGAVLQIIVIDILLGGDNAVVIALACRNLPKELRTRGVLLGTLGAIVLRVALIAFAVVLLDVPFLKFAGGLMLLWIGAKLMMPDHSDPNIKPTDQRWAAIKTIIVADAVMSLDNVIAVAGAAEAADPEHRLALVIFGLLVSIPLIVWGSTLVLKLLDKFPIVIALGAGLLGWIAGGLMIDDPFFDRWPALNVLGAEYTAHVAGAVLVLAVGWYFRRCVLAKEAKVAH; encoded by the coding sequence ATGCTCGAATTTTTCGCCACGCTCCATTGGGGCGCTGTTCTGCAAATCATCGTTATCGATATCCTCCTTGGCGGCGATAACGCCGTAGTCATTGCGCTCGCCTGCCGCAATTTGCCGAAGGAGCTGCGCACGCGAGGCGTACTGCTGGGTACGCTCGGCGCTATCGTGCTGCGGGTCGCGCTGATTGCGTTCGCCGTGGTGCTGCTCGATGTCCCGTTCCTCAAATTCGCCGGTGGCCTGATGTTGCTGTGGATCGGCGCGAAGTTGATGATGCCGGATCACAGCGACCCGAATATCAAGCCGACCGACCAGCGTTGGGCCGCGATCAAGACAATCATCGTGGCCGATGCCGTCATGAGTCTCGACAACGTGATCGCAGTGGCGGGTGCTGCCGAAGCGGCCGATCCGGAGCATCGGTTGGCGCTGGTTATCTTTGGCTTGCTGGTGAGCATCCCGTTGATCGTGTGGGGCAGTACGTTGGTGCTCAAGCTGCTCGACAAATTCCCGATCGTGATTGCGCTTGGCGCTGGTTTGCTCGGGTGGATCGCAGGCGGATTGATGATCGACGATCCGTTCTTCGACCGCTGGCCCGCATTGAACGTGCTGGGCGCCGAGTACACCGCGCATGTAGCGGGCGCAGTGCTGGTGCTGGCCGTCGGCTGGTATTTTCGACGGTGTGTGCTGGCGAAGGAAGCGAAAGTCGCGCACTGA
- the sucD gene encoding succinate--CoA ligase subunit alpha — MSILINKDTKVITQGITGKTGQFHTRACREYANGREAYVAGVNPKRAGEDFEGIPIYASVAEAKAETGATVSVIYVPPAGAAAAIWEAVEADLDLAICITEGIPVRDMLEIKDRMRRENRKTLLLGPNCPGTITPDELKIGIMPGHIHRKGRIGVVSRSGTLTYEAVGQLTAIGLGQSSAVGIGGDPINGLKHIDVMKMFNDDPDTDAVIMIGEIGGPDEANAAYWIKDNMKKPVVGFIAGVTAPAGKRMGHAGALISGGADTADAKLEIMEACGITVTKNPSEMARLLKAML; from the coding sequence ATGTCGATTCTGATCAACAAAGACACCAAGGTCATCACCCAGGGTATTACCGGCAAGACCGGTCAGTTCCACACCCGCGCTTGCCGCGAGTATGCGAACGGCCGTGAAGCGTACGTGGCGGGCGTGAACCCGAAGCGCGCCGGCGAAGATTTCGAAGGCATCCCAATCTACGCAAGTGTCGCGGAAGCGAAAGCTGAAACGGGCGCAACCGTTTCGGTGATCTACGTGCCGCCGGCTGGCGCCGCTGCTGCAATCTGGGAAGCGGTTGAAGCAGACCTGGATCTCGCGATCTGCATCACGGAAGGCATTCCCGTGCGTGACATGCTCGAGATCAAGGACCGTATGCGTCGCGAAAATCGCAAGACACTGCTGCTCGGACCGAATTGCCCGGGCACGATCACGCCGGACGAGCTGAAGATCGGCATCATGCCGGGTCATATCCACCGTAAGGGCCGTATTGGCGTGGTGTCGCGTTCGGGCACGCTCACGTACGAAGCGGTTGGCCAGTTGACGGCTATTGGCCTTGGCCAGTCGTCGGCAGTCGGTATTGGCGGCGATCCGATCAACGGACTGAAGCACATCGACGTCATGAAGATGTTCAACGACGATCCCGACACGGACGCCGTGATCATGATTGGCGAGATTGGTGGCCCGGACGAAGCGAACGCGGCTTACTGGATCAAGGACAACATGAAGAAGCCGGTGGTTGGCTTCATCGCGGGCGTCACGGCTCCGGCCGGCAAGCGCATGGGTCACGCGGGCGCGCTGATCTCGGGCGGCGCGGACACGGCCGATGCCAAGCTGGAAATCATGGAAGCGTGCGGTATCACCGTCACGAAGAACCCGTCGGAAATGGCGCGTCTGTTGAAGGCGATGCTTTAA
- the recA gene encoding recombinase RecA: MEDSKKGPGGMSAEKSKALAVALAQIEKQFGKGSIMRLGAGEAIEDIQVVSTGSLGLDIALGVGGLPRGRVVEIYGPESSGKTTLALQVIAEMQKVGGTAAFIDAEHALDIAYAQKLGVSPSDLLISQPDTGEQALEICDALVRSGSIDMIVIDSVAALVPKAEIEGEMGDSLPGLQARLMSQALRKLTGTIKRTNCLVIFINQIRMKIGVMFGNPETTTGGNALKFYASVRLDIRRIGSIKKNDEVIGNETRVKVVKNKVAPPFREAIFDILYGEGISRQGEIIDLGVQAKLVDKAGAWYSYNGERIGQGKDNAREFLRENPEMAREIENKIRESLGVNAMADAVAPGVAEVADEEE; the protein is encoded by the coding sequence ATGGAAGATAGCAAGAAAGGCCCGGGCGGGATGTCTGCAGAGAAGAGCAAGGCGCTTGCCGTCGCGCTCGCGCAGATCGAGAAGCAATTCGGCAAGGGGTCGATCATGCGACTCGGCGCTGGCGAAGCCATTGAAGACATTCAAGTGGTGTCAACCGGCTCGCTCGGACTGGATATTGCGTTGGGCGTTGGCGGCTTGCCGCGTGGACGCGTAGTGGAAATCTACGGTCCGGAATCGTCGGGCAAGACCACGCTGGCGCTGCAAGTGATTGCGGAGATGCAGAAGGTCGGTGGCACGGCGGCATTTATCGACGCGGAACACGCGCTCGACATCGCTTACGCGCAAAAGCTTGGCGTGAGTCCGTCGGACCTGCTGATCTCGCAGCCGGACACGGGTGAGCAAGCGCTGGAAATCTGCGATGCGCTCGTGCGCTCGGGTTCCATCGACATGATCGTGATCGACTCGGTCGCGGCACTGGTGCCAAAGGCTGAAATTGAAGGCGAAATGGGCGACTCGTTGCCTGGTTTGCAGGCACGTTTGATGTCGCAGGCGCTGCGCAAGCTGACCGGCACGATCAAGCGTACGAACTGCTTGGTGATCTTCATTAACCAGATCCGCATGAAGATTGGCGTGATGTTCGGCAATCCGGAAACCACCACGGGTGGTAACGCGTTGAAGTTCTACGCATCGGTGCGTCTGGACATTCGTCGTATCGGTTCGATCAAGAAGAACGACGAAGTGATCGGCAACGAAACACGCGTGAAAGTGGTGAAGAACAAGGTTGCGCCGCCGTTCCGTGAAGCCATCTTTGACATCTTGTACGGCGAAGGTATTTCGCGTCAGGGCGAAATCATTGACCTGGGCGTGCAGGCCAAGCTGGTCGACAAGGCAGGCGCCTGGTACAGCTATAACGGCGAACGGATTGGTCAGGGTAAGGACAACGCACGCGAATTCCTGCGTGAGAATCCTGAAATGGCGCGTGAAATTGAAAACAAGATTCGCGAGTCGCTAGGCGTCAATGCAATGGCCGACGCAGTCGCACCGGGTGTTGCCGAAGTGGCGGATGAAGAAGAATGA
- the sucC gene encoding ADP-forming succinate--CoA ligase subunit beta, whose translation MKIHEYQGKEILRKFGVAVPRGKPVFSVDDAVKAAEELGGPVWVVKAQIHAGGRGKGGGVKVAKTLEQVREYSNQILGMQLVTHQTGPEGQKVNRLLIEEGADIKKELYIGLVLDRITQKVVVMASSEGGMDIEEVAEKTPELLHKFAVEPSTGLLDKDADDLSRKIGIPEGSIPQARAILQGLYKAFWETDASLAEINPLIVTGDGKVIALDAKFNFDANALFRHPDIVAYRDIDEEDPAEVEASKFDLAYISLDGNIGCLVNGAGLAMATMDTIKLFGGEPANFLDVGGGATTEKVTEAFKIMLKNPGLKAILVNIFGGIMRCDVIAEGVIEASKAVSLKVPLVVRMKGTNEDLGKKMLADSGLPIIAADSMEEAAQKVVAAAEGK comes from the coding sequence ATGAAGATTCACGAGTACCAGGGAAAGGAAATCCTGCGGAAGTTCGGCGTCGCGGTCCCGCGCGGCAAGCCCGTGTTCTCGGTGGACGATGCGGTCAAGGCCGCTGAAGAGCTGGGCGGCCCGGTATGGGTCGTCAAGGCTCAGATTCACGCTGGCGGTCGCGGTAAGGGCGGCGGCGTGAAGGTTGCAAAGACGCTGGAACAGGTTCGCGAATATTCGAACCAGATCCTCGGCATGCAGCTCGTCACGCACCAGACCGGCCCTGAAGGCCAAAAGGTGAACCGCCTGCTGATCGAAGAAGGCGCGGACATCAAGAAGGAACTGTATATCGGCCTCGTACTCGACCGTATCACGCAAAAAGTCGTGGTGATGGCATCGAGCGAAGGCGGCATGGACATTGAAGAAGTCGCGGAAAAGACGCCGGAACTGCTGCACAAGTTCGCCGTCGAGCCGTCCACGGGTCTGCTGGACAAAGACGCCGACGACCTCTCGCGCAAGATTGGCATTCCGGAAGGCTCGATCCCGCAAGCGCGCGCGATCCTGCAAGGCCTGTACAAGGCATTCTGGGAAACGGACGCATCGCTGGCAGAAATCAACCCGCTGATCGTCACCGGCGACGGCAAGGTGATCGCACTGGACGCCAAGTTCAACTTCGACGCCAACGCGCTGTTCCGTCACCCGGACATCGTCGCGTATCGCGATATCGACGAAGAAGATCCGGCTGAAGTGGAAGCTTCGAAGTTCGATCTGGCCTACATCTCGCTCGATGGCAACATCGGCTGCCTGGTGAATGGCGCTGGTCTGGCAATGGCCACCATGGACACGATCAAGCTGTTCGGCGGCGAGCCGGCCAACTTCCTCGACGTGGGCGGCGGCGCTACGACCGAGAAGGTCACGGAAGCCTTCAAGATCATGTTGAAGAACCCGGGCCTCAAGGCAATCCTCGTGAACATTTTCGGCGGCATCATGCGCTGTGATGTGATCGCGGAAGGCGTGATCGAAGCGTCGAAGGCCGTGTCGCTGAAGGTGCCTCTGGTTGTGCGCATGAAGGGCACGAACGAAGATCTCGGCAAGAAGATGCTGGCGGATTCGGGCTTGCCGATCATCGCGGCCGACAGCATGGAAGAAGCTGCGCAGAAGGTCGTCGCAGCCGCCGAGGGCAAGTAA